The following coding sequences lie in one Fibrobacter sp. UWT2 genomic window:
- a CDS encoding ATP-dependent Clp protease ATP-binding subunit yields the protein MSDFNNDAEKVLAKAQSLRDRCSHSYLGAAHLAVGLVEGPDATLKKLYKSKGAKTNELRGKLEPFVQKIPRMEGVNPDVEPDNDLNRILRASVQAARQVNRMVTPGDMLVALMKFSGDRGLAKVFEDALGSVEVVETWLSDPFAGAANAEEQSPLKLYGRELVEMAADGKLSPVIGREEEIRRVILILSRKTKNNPCLVGEPGVGKTAIVEGLAERIYRGDVPDALKGKKLFALDLSALMAGAKYRGDFEERLKAVLDALEEDGNTLLFIDEIHTIVGAGKTEGSMDLGNMLKPKLARGELHCIGATTTQEYRKYIEKDSALERRFQPVQVDEPSEEESISILRGIKDGFDAHHGVRLHDNALVAAVKLSNRYISDRFLPDKAIDLIDEAASLVKTQMDTVPEALDTLQRKELQMKIEEQALAKETDDTSVKRLKELREELATTDAAVKLMQDRWQERRAKNAELQGLKKSLQQAKDEMEQAEARYDLNRAAELKYNKIVNLEKEIAAKTEEIKKSASDGDLSEEVTEETIALVVSRWTGIPVTKLCEGEKAKLLHLDERLHARVIGQDEAVEAVSEAILRNRSGLSRENAPIGSFLFLGPTGVGKTELARALSTELFDSEAALVRIDMSEYMEKHSVSRLIGAPPGYVGYEEGGQLTEAVRTHPYCVILLDEIEKAHPDVFNTLLQVLDDGRLTDGKGRTVNFKNTLILMTSNLGAAHFQNRAGDAKPVTLKEIEPELRGFFRPEFLNRLDEVLVFQSLTKPQIKDIVKLKFKGLAERAARQDLQLTLTDKALEAIADGAYQPEFGARPIQRYLERNVERPLSHAILAGEVSAAKPVTIDYDGTAFTVK from the coding sequence ATGTCCGATTTTAATAACGATGCAGAAAAGGTGTTGGCCAAGGCGCAGAGCCTGCGCGACCGTTGCTCGCATTCCTACCTGGGTGCGGCACATTTGGCCGTGGGGCTAGTTGAAGGCCCGGATGCCACCCTGAAGAAACTTTATAAGTCCAAAGGCGCGAAGACGAACGAGCTTCGCGGCAAGCTGGAACCGTTCGTGCAGAAGATTCCCCGTATGGAAGGCGTGAACCCCGACGTGGAACCCGATAACGACTTGAACCGCATTTTGCGTGCCTCGGTGCAGGCGGCGCGTCAGGTGAACCGTATGGTGACCCCGGGCGATATGCTCGTGGCATTGATGAAGTTCTCGGGCGACCGTGGCCTTGCGAAGGTGTTCGAAGATGCACTGGGCAGCGTAGAAGTTGTGGAAACTTGGCTGTCGGACCCGTTTGCGGGTGCCGCGAATGCCGAGGAACAGTCCCCGCTGAAACTCTACGGGCGTGAACTTGTAGAAATGGCTGCCGACGGAAAGCTTTCGCCGGTGATTGGCCGTGAAGAAGAGATCCGCCGCGTCATCTTGATCTTGAGCCGAAAGACGAAAAACAACCCGTGCCTGGTCGGTGAACCCGGTGTGGGTAAGACCGCCATTGTGGAAGGCCTCGCCGAACGTATTTACCGCGGCGATGTGCCTGACGCTTTGAAGGGCAAGAAGTTGTTTGCGCTCGATTTGTCTGCCTTGATGGCGGGTGCAAAATACCGTGGCGATTTTGAGGAACGTTTGAAAGCCGTGCTGGATGCCCTTGAAGAAGACGGCAATACCTTGCTGTTCATCGATGAAATCCACACCATCGTGGGTGCAGGCAAGACCGAAGGCTCCATGGACTTGGGCAACATGCTCAAGCCGAAACTCGCCCGTGGCGAACTGCACTGCATCGGTGCGACTACCACGCAGGAATACCGCAAATACATCGAGAAGGATTCCGCCCTGGAGCGCCGTTTCCAGCCCGTGCAGGTTGACGAACCGAGCGAAGAGGAATCTATTTCGATTCTCCGTGGCATCAAGGATGGCTTTGATGCGCACCATGGCGTGCGTCTGCACGACAATGCGCTGGTGGCGGCGGTGAAACTTTCGAACCGCTACATCAGTGACCGTTTCTTGCCGGACAAGGCTATCGACCTGATTGACGAGGCCGCAAGCCTAGTGAAGACGCAGATGGATACGGTGCCGGAAGCTTTGGACACCTTGCAGCGTAAGGAACTCCAGATGAAAATCGAGGAGCAGGCCTTGGCGAAGGAAACCGACGACACCAGCGTAAAGCGCCTGAAAGAGTTGCGCGAAGAACTCGCGACGACAGATGCTGCAGTCAAGCTGATGCAGGACCGCTGGCAGGAACGCCGTGCGAAAAACGCCGAATTGCAGGGCCTTAAAAAGTCCTTGCAGCAAGCGAAGGACGAGATGGAGCAGGCCGAAGCACGCTACGACTTGAACCGTGCCGCCGAACTCAAGTACAACAAGATTGTGAACCTCGAAAAGGAAATCGCCGCGAAGACGGAAGAAATCAAAAAGTCCGCCAGCGACGGCGACTTGAGCGAAGAGGTGACCGAAGAGACGATTGCCCTCGTGGTGAGCCGTTGGACCGGAATTCCGGTGACCAAGCTTTGCGAAGGCGAAAAGGCCAAGTTGTTGCACTTGGACGAACGTCTGCATGCCCGCGTGATTGGCCAGGACGAGGCCGTGGAAGCGGTTTCGGAAGCAATTCTCCGTAACCGTAGCGGACTTAGCCGCGAGAATGCGCCGATCGGTAGCTTCTTGTTCCTGGGCCCGACGGGTGTGGGCAAGACGGAACTCGCCCGTGCGCTTTCGACCGAACTGTTCGATAGCGAAGCGGCCCTGGTGCGTATCGACATGAGCGAATACATGGAAAAGCATAGCGTGAGCCGCTTGATCGGTGCGCCTCCGGGATACGTGGGTTACGAAGAAGGCGGCCAGCTGACCGAAGCCGTGCGTACGCATCCGTACTGTGTGATTCTGCTCGACGAAATCGAGAAGGCTCACCCCGATGTGTTCAACACGCTGTTGCAGGTGCTTGACGACGGTCGTCTGACCGATGGCAAGGGCCGTACCGTGAACTTCAAGAACACCTTGATTCTCATGACGTCGAACCTGGGGGCCGCACACTTCCAGAACCGCGCGGGCGATGCAAAGCCTGTGACCTTGAAGGAAATCGAGCCGGAACTCCGTGGTTTCTTCAGGCCGGAATTCCTGAACCGCTTGGACGAAGTGCTGGTGTTCCAGAGCCTCACGAAACCGCAGATCAAGGACATCGTGAAACTCAAATTCAAGGGACTCGCCGAACGCGCCGCCCGTCAGGATTTGCAACTCACGTTGACCGACAAGGCGCTCGAAGCGATTGCCGATGGTGCCTACCAGCCGGAATTCGGTGCCCGTCCGATCCAGCGTTACCTGGAAAGGAACGTGGAACGCCCGCTGAGCCATGCAATCCTTGCTGGTGAAGTGAGTGCCGCAAAGCCGGTAACCATCGACTACGACGGAACCGCGTTTACGGTGAAGTAA
- a CDS encoding fibrobacter succinogenes major paralogous domain-containing protein: protein MKIWLVLFVSLFVAYASAAPKSKKKNEFKDSRDKQTYRTVKIAGLEWMGDNLNYKTEGSFCYKDEDDQCMVYGRLYTWDAAKKACPAGFRLPTHADFESLWTAAGADFNAGYLIKADYGWSGDTNGNDTLKFSAMPAGNRFDDETYGNTAKFAFFWSSDDSSEGVAPGSARVWYLTSKSMAFGYMSKPKNFGFSVRCVK, encoded by the coding sequence ATGAAAATCTGGCTGGTCTTGTTTGTTAGTTTGTTTGTTGCCTACGCCTCGGCGGCTCCCAAGTCTAAAAAGAAAAACGAGTTTAAGGACTCGCGCGACAAGCAGACGTACCGCACGGTGAAAATTGCCGGCCTTGAATGGATGGGCGACAACCTGAATTACAAAACCGAGGGCAGCTTCTGCTATAAGGACGAAGACGATCAGTGCATGGTTTATGGCAGGCTCTACACTTGGGATGCCGCCAAAAAGGCATGCCCCGCCGGATTCCGCTTGCCTACGCACGCCGACTTCGAAAGCCTCTGGACTGCAGCTGGCGCTGACTTTAACGCGGGCTACTTGATCAAGGCTGATTACGGTTGGTCGGGCGACACCAACGGCAACGACACTCTCAAATTCTCGGCCATGCCAGCCGGCAACCGCTTCGACGACGAAACCTATGGCAATACCGCCAAATTCGCCTTCTTCTGGAGTAGCGACGATTCCTCCGAAGGCGTTGCCCCTGGCTCTGCCCGCGTGTGGTACCTCACCAGTAAATCCATGGCGTTTGGCTACATGTCCAAACCCAAGAATTTCGGGTTCTCTGTTCGCTGCGTGAAGTAG
- a CDS encoding type II toxin-antitoxin system RelE/ParE family toxin, translated as MSPSHKPLVWLHEQPQTPPLSQKARIETGYLLRLLQSGMNLSLPQSRPMPSIGAHCHELRIRDENKTWRLFYRVDADAIVVILWTEKKTNKTPDEVLDLCRQRLKSYDAED; from the coding sequence ATGAGTCCGAGTCATAAACCATTGGTCTGGTTGCATGAACAACCGCAGACACCACCGTTATCTCAAAAAGCGAGGATAGAAACCGGATATCTGTTGCGATTACTGCAATCGGGAATGAATCTGTCACTTCCACAGAGTCGCCCGATGCCGTCAATTGGAGCGCATTGTCATGAACTTCGCATCCGAGATGAAAATAAAACATGGAGATTGTTCTATCGGGTAGATGCGGACGCTATAGTCGTGATTCTGTGGACGGAAAAGAAAACGAACAAGACGCCTGATGAGGTCCTAGACTTGTGTCGTCAACGTTTGAAATCTTATGATGCGGAGGATTAG
- a CDS encoding helix-turn-helix transcriptional regulator: protein MDKLKKERLQKKGWKVGDVDEFLGLSPAEMAIVEMKVALAKALVAKRKALGETQVSAAIIAKTSQSRYAKVEHADSSVSLELMIKMFFALGATKKELLKTLSA, encoded by the coding sequence ATGGATAAGTTGAAAAAAGAAAGATTGCAGAAAAAGGGATGGAAAGTCGGGGATGTCGACGAATTTTTGGGGTTGAGTCCTGCTGAAATGGCAATTGTCGAAATGAAAGTTGCCTTGGCTAAGGCATTGGTTGCCAAGCGAAAGGCTCTCGGTGAAACTCAAGTCTCCGCAGCAATTATCGCGAAAACGAGCCAGTCTCGTTACGCCAAAGTGGAACATGCGGACTCCAGCGTTTCCCTTGAACTGATGATCAAGATGTTCTTTGCGTTAGGTGCAACCAAAAAGGAATTGCTGAAGACACTTTCGGCGTAG
- a CDS encoding Smr/MutS family protein, which yields MPEDEIDLHGMTSDEAAEAVERRIDDLMIAGLKILRVIHGGGNPSYGNVKRIIDRKVRSEWSNRIQLYKVEPDNAGSSIMILGKPRPAPTKAPRKPAKK from the coding sequence GTGCCTGAAGACGAAATCGACCTGCACGGCATGACCTCGGACGAGGCAGCGGAAGCCGTGGAGCGGCGCATCGATGACCTGATGATTGCAGGTCTCAAGATTCTCAGGGTCATCCACGGCGGCGGTAACCCCAGCTACGGCAACGTGAAGCGCATTATCGACCGCAAGGTGCGTTCCGAATGGAGCAACCGCATTCAGCTGTACAAAGTCGAGCCCGACAACGCCGGTTCGAGCATCATGATCCTCGGAAAACCGCGCCCCGCCCCGACAAAAGCCCCCAGAAAGCCCGCCAAGAAATAA